One region of Bradyrhizobium betae genomic DNA includes:
- a CDS encoding response regulator transcription factor encodes MNVRSQDSALRGDLNFQAGSQAHRTSNNLTDSALQELRPAGRERLIVVEDDPVTRTMLVGYFSENNFDVVAAGSCAECRQALRARTDLVFLDVQLPDGDGFELAKEIQATSNAGIIFVTRRDTDVDRILGLEIAGDHYVTKPINLRDLLARARSVLRRRSIDRKAARNHNSIAFGDWIIDLTRRELLGSDGKPVALTRAEFDLLAALVGADGRPLSRDYLIEVVSNRQAEVDIRTVDALVARLRRKLVGSGTPVIATVTGVGYKLALSERL; translated from the coding sequence GTGAATGTTCGTTCACAGGACAGCGCGCTGCGCGGCGACTTGAATTTTCAGGCCGGGTCGCAAGCACACAGGACATCCAACAATTTGACTGATTCCGCGCTTCAGGAATTGCGTCCGGCTGGCCGCGAGCGGCTGATCGTCGTTGAAGACGATCCGGTGACGCGCACGATGCTGGTTGGTTATTTCAGCGAGAACAATTTCGACGTGGTCGCCGCCGGCTCCTGCGCGGAGTGCCGCCAGGCGCTGCGCGCGCGCACCGATCTAGTCTTCCTCGACGTGCAATTGCCCGACGGCGACGGCTTCGAACTCGCCAAGGAGATCCAGGCGACCAGCAATGCGGGCATTATCTTCGTGACCCGCCGCGACACGGACGTCGATCGCATCCTCGGCCTCGAGATCGCCGGCGACCACTACGTCACCAAGCCGATCAATCTGCGCGACCTGCTCGCGCGCGCACGCAGCGTGCTGCGGCGCCGCTCGATCGACCGCAAGGCTGCGCGCAATCACAATTCGATCGCCTTCGGCGACTGGATCATCGACCTGACGCGGCGCGAGCTGCTCGGCAGCGATGGCAAGCCGGTGGCGCTGACGCGCGCCGAGTTCGACCTGCTGGCGGCACTGGTCGGTGCCGACGGCAGGCCGCTAAGCCGTGACTATCTGATCGAGGTCGTCAGCAACCGCCAGGCCGAGGTCGACATCCGCACCGTGGATGCGCTGGTGGCGCGGCTGCGCCGCAAGCTCGTCGGCAGCGGCACGCCCGTGATCGCGACCGTCACCGGCGTCGGCTACAAGCTCGCGCTCAGCGAACGGCTCTAG
- a CDS encoding acyltransferase family protein: protein MQGQARLAAGQIEDGATRLSRSHSLDFLRGLAILGVVAIHVSQSFPSNIHAVDYAFMCGWTGVNVFYFVSAITMCLMWTRRLEANPTRKFYIRRTLRIAPLFWLAIPFYLVVNGTGPSANAPNGIGPLQVILTATFLHGFWPDSVNSVVPGDWSIAAEMTFYLIFPFLITAFGSRRHLYLALAIVLHLINVDLFKPWAFELFSAYYGPGNDSFVWSTLHISFLNQLPVFLVGCALFFSLRDGFAKSDAAIYAAFIALSFMANRASGAHEFNYLMINLALGAGVVGCIRFAIRWQPIEALGRNSYSMYLSHFAVIFGLRQIWPFADGLVSLLIVYAVTTALSYLVARATWHLVERHAQDLAHRLTASTAKTTRAEPVTVPGVALNGRSAGA from the coding sequence ATGCAGGGGCAGGCCCGGTTGGCTGCCGGTCAAATCGAGGACGGTGCAACGCGCCTCAGTCGTTCGCACAGCCTCGACTTCCTGCGCGGTCTGGCCATCCTCGGCGTGGTGGCGATCCACGTTTCGCAATCTTTTCCTTCGAACATCCACGCCGTCGACTACGCCTTCATGTGCGGCTGGACCGGCGTCAACGTGTTCTACTTCGTCAGCGCCATCACGATGTGCCTGATGTGGACGCGGCGCCTCGAGGCGAACCCCACGCGCAAATTCTACATCCGCCGTACCTTGCGGATCGCGCCGCTGTTCTGGCTCGCGATCCCGTTCTACCTCGTCGTCAACGGCACGGGTCCCAGCGCCAACGCCCCCAATGGTATCGGACCGCTGCAGGTGATCCTGACCGCGACTTTCCTGCACGGCTTCTGGCCTGACAGCGTCAATAGCGTCGTGCCGGGTGACTGGTCGATCGCCGCGGAGATGACTTTCTATCTCATCTTCCCCTTCCTGATCACAGCATTCGGATCGCGCCGCCATCTCTATCTTGCGCTGGCGATCGTGCTGCACCTCATCAATGTCGACCTGTTCAAGCCGTGGGCTTTCGAGCTGTTCTCGGCCTATTACGGACCGGGCAACGATTCCTTCGTCTGGAGCACGCTGCACATCAGCTTTCTGAACCAGTTGCCGGTCTTCCTGGTCGGCTGCGCGCTGTTCTTCTCGCTGCGCGACGGCTTTGCAAAATCGGACGCCGCGATCTACGCCGCCTTCATCGCGCTGTCCTTCATGGCCAATCGCGCGTCCGGCGCGCACGAATTCAACTATCTGATGATCAACCTCGCGCTTGGCGCGGGTGTGGTCGGCTGCATCCGCTTCGCGATCCGCTGGCAGCCGATCGAGGCGCTCGGCCGCAATTCCTATTCGATGTATCTGTCGCACTTCGCGGTGATCTTTGGCCTGCGCCAGATCTGGCCGTTCGCCGACGGGCTGGTCTCGCTGCTGATCGTCTATGCCGTCACGACGGCGCTCAGCTATCTCGTCGCGCGCGCGACGTGGCATCTGGTCGAGCGGCACGCGCAGGATCTCGCGCATCGCCTGACGGCTTCGACGGCCAAGACCACACGCGCGGAGCCGGTCACTGTACCAGGCGTCGCCCTGAACGGCCGCAGCGCCGGCGCGTGA
- a CDS encoding aldose 1-epimerase family protein, whose translation MTDDTHTIRSGSLTATIKAHGAELCSLKDGSGTEFVWQAGPAWALHAPLLFPIVGRLANDEMRHLGKTYRMTQHGFARDSRFAWVERGENRCTLALEDSETTRAVYPFAFRLTASYAIDDQGLDLSLTVINTGGETLPVSLGGHPAFNWPLQAGVPKESYALTFTTEEPSPIRRVEGGLLLAATDPSPVRGTVLSLSESLFANDAVILDPVNSHAVRYAAGEGAGPWLKMSWRGFRELGVWSKPSGAPFLCIEPWRGYASPRDFDGEFRDKPGLMHIAAGAKEELSYRIEVGSS comes from the coding sequence ATGACTGACGACACGCATACGATCCGCAGCGGCTCACTCACCGCGACCATCAAGGCGCACGGCGCCGAGCTGTGCTCGTTGAAGGATGGCAGCGGCACCGAATTCGTCTGGCAGGCAGGTCCCGCCTGGGCACTCCACGCGCCGCTGCTGTTTCCGATCGTCGGGCGTCTCGCCAATGACGAGATGCGGCACCTCGGCAAGACCTACCGGATGACCCAGCACGGCTTTGCGCGTGACAGCCGCTTTGCGTGGGTGGAGCGCGGCGAGAACCGTTGCACGCTGGCGCTCGAAGACAGCGAGACGACGCGCGCAGTCTATCCGTTCGCGTTCCGCCTGACGGCCAGCTATGCGATCGACGATCAAGGTCTCGATCTCTCCCTCACGGTCATCAATACTGGCGGCGAGACATTGCCGGTGTCACTCGGTGGTCATCCCGCCTTCAATTGGCCACTTCAGGCTGGCGTGCCGAAGGAGAGCTACGCGCTGACGTTCACGACCGAGGAACCGTCTCCGATTCGCCGGGTCGAGGGCGGCCTCCTGCTCGCGGCAACGGATCCGAGCCCGGTCCGAGGCACAGTGCTTTCCCTATCGGAATCCCTGTTCGCTAATGACGCGGTGATCCTCGATCCCGTCAACAGCCATGCGGTCCGCTATGCGGCCGGGGAGGGCGCCGGGCCCTGGCTCAAAATGTCATGGCGCGGCTTTCGCGAGCTCGGCGTCTGGTCGAAACCCTCCGGCGCGCCGTTCCTCTGCATCGAGCCCTGGCGCGGCTATGCCAGTCCGAGGGACTTCGACGGCGAGTTCAGGGACAAGCCGGGCCTGATGCATATCGCGGCCGGCGCCAAGGAAGAGCTGTCGTACCGGATCGAGGTGGGATCGTCCTGA
- a CDS encoding UDP-glucose dehydrogenase family protein, with amino-acid sequence MRIAMIGTGYVGLVSGACFADFGHDVTCVDKDEKKIAALHRGEIPIYEPGLDELVATNVKAKRLDFTTDLSKPVADADAVFIAVGTPSRRGDGHADLSYVYAAAKEIAQSLSGFTVVVTKSTVPVGTGDEVERIIRETNPKADVVVASNPEFLREGAAIRDFKFPDRVVVGTSDERGRKVMGDIYRPLSLNQAPLMFTERRTAEMIKYAANAFLATKITFINEIADLSEKVGANVQEVARGIGLDNRIGTKFLHAGPGFGGSCFPKDTKALIKIAQDYDVSLRIVESVLAVNENRKRAMARKVSQALGGSLRGKTVAVLGLTFKPDTDDMRDAPSIPLVTGLIDMGAKVRAFDPVGMEQAKGELPSITYCEDAYSCAQGADALVIVTEWVQFRALDLDRLKATMAQPIVVDLRNIYRPEEMAAAGFVYESVGRSSSRA; translated from the coding sequence ATGCGCATCGCGATGATCGGAACGGGCTATGTGGGACTGGTGTCCGGAGCCTGCTTTGCGGATTTCGGTCACGACGTCACCTGCGTCGACAAGGACGAGAAGAAGATCGCGGCGCTTCATCGCGGCGAGATTCCGATCTACGAGCCCGGCCTCGATGAACTGGTCGCGACCAACGTCAAGGCCAAGCGTCTGGACTTCACCACCGACCTGTCGAAGCCGGTGGCGGATGCCGACGCCGTGTTCATCGCGGTCGGTACGCCCTCCCGCCGCGGCGATGGTCACGCCGATCTGTCCTATGTCTACGCCGCCGCGAAAGAGATCGCGCAGTCGCTGTCCGGATTCACCGTGGTGGTGACGAAGTCGACCGTGCCGGTCGGCACCGGCGACGAGGTCGAGCGCATCATCCGCGAGACCAATCCCAAGGCCGACGTCGTCGTCGCCTCCAATCCCGAATTCCTGCGCGAGGGCGCGGCGATCCGCGACTTCAAGTTTCCCGATCGCGTCGTGGTCGGCACCTCCGACGAGCGCGGCCGCAAGGTGATGGGCGACATCTATCGCCCGCTGTCACTGAACCAGGCGCCGCTGATGTTCACGGAACGGCGCACCGCCGAGATGATCAAATACGCCGCGAACGCGTTCCTCGCGACCAAGATCACCTTCATCAACGAGATCGCGGACCTCTCCGAGAAAGTCGGCGCCAACGTGCAGGAGGTCGCGCGCGGCATTGGCCTGGACAACCGCATCGGCACCAAGTTCCTGCATGCCGGTCCCGGCTTCGGCGGCTCGTGCTTCCCGAAGGACACCAAGGCGCTGATCAAGATCGCGCAGGACTACGACGTCTCCTTGCGCATCGTCGAATCCGTGCTGGCGGTCAACGAGAACCGCAAGCGCGCGATGGCGCGAAAAGTGAGCCAGGCGCTCGGCGGTAGCTTGCGCGGCAAGACCGTCGCGGTGCTCGGCCTCACCTTCAAGCCCGACACCGACGACATGCGCGACGCCCCGTCGATCCCGCTGGTCACCGGCCTGATTGACATGGGCGCGAAGGTGCGGGCGTTCGACCCGGTCGGCATGGAGCAGGCCAAGGGTGAACTCCCCAGCATCACCTATTGCGAGGATGCCTATTCCTGCGCGCAAGGCGCCGACGCGCTCGTCATCGTCACCGAATGGGTGCAGTTCCGCGCGCTCGATCTCGACCGGTTGAAGGCGACCATGGCCCAGCCCATCGTCGTCGATCTCCGCAACATCTACCGTCCCGAAGAGATGGCTGCGGCCGGCTTCGTCTACGAGAGCGTCGGGCGGTCGTCGTCCCGGGCCTAG
- a CDS encoding NAD-dependent epimerase gives MTTLRPVIVTGAAGFIGMHVCERLLARGEQVVGIDAITPYYDPALKRARLATLERRPGFRFYEIDLADFAAVTRVFDEVAPDRVVHLAAQPGVRASIDDPITSIRANCDGFVTVLEAGRRHGLAHLVYASSSSVYGANRTLPYSTEHSVNHPVSLYAASKKANELMAHTFAHVHKLPVTGLRFFTVYGPWGRPDMAAWLFTRAIFANEPIKIFNNGDMWRDFTYVDDIVEGVIRTLDRPATPNPAWNAEAPENSSSYAPYRVYNIGNNRSVNLIEFVETLEKLIGKPAIRELLPMQAGDVLETRADISALQRDVGFAPSTSLADGLGRFVEWYRKYHGV, from the coding sequence ATGACAACTTTGCGGCCAGTGATCGTTACCGGTGCTGCCGGCTTTATCGGAATGCACGTTTGTGAACGGCTGTTGGCGCGTGGAGAGCAGGTCGTCGGCATCGATGCGATCACGCCGTATTACGATCCTGCGCTGAAGCGTGCGCGCCTCGCAACGCTCGAGCGCCGTCCTGGGTTCAGATTCTACGAGATCGATCTCGCAGACTTTGCCGCGGTGACGCGCGTTTTCGACGAGGTTGCGCCCGACCGGGTCGTGCACCTGGCGGCGCAGCCTGGCGTGCGCGCGTCGATCGACGATCCCATTACCAGCATCCGCGCCAATTGTGACGGCTTCGTCACCGTGCTTGAGGCCGGCAGGCGTCATGGTCTGGCGCATCTCGTCTACGCCTCGTCGAGTTCCGTATATGGCGCCAACCGCACCTTGCCATATTCGACCGAGCATTCGGTGAACCATCCCGTCAGCCTTTATGCGGCAAGCAAGAAGGCCAACGAACTGATGGCGCACACGTTCGCGCATGTTCACAAGCTGCCAGTGACTGGCCTTCGCTTCTTCACCGTCTACGGACCGTGGGGCCGGCCCGATATGGCCGCCTGGCTGTTCACGCGCGCGATCTTCGCCAATGAGCCGATCAAGATCTTCAATAATGGCGACATGTGGCGCGACTTCACCTATGTCGATGACATCGTCGAAGGCGTGATCCGCACGCTCGATCGTCCCGCGACGCCGAATCCCGCGTGGAACGCGGAAGCGCCGGAAAATTCGTCGAGCTACGCGCCGTATCGCGTCTACAACATCGGCAACAACCGCTCGGTCAATCTGATCGAGTTCGTCGAAACGCTGGAGAAGCTCATCGGCAAGCCCGCGATCCGCGAGCTGCTGCCAATGCAGGCAGGCGACGTCCTGGAGACGCGCGCCGACATTTCCGCGCTCCAGCGCGACGTTGGTTTCGCGCCTTCGACATCACTTGCAGATGGCCTCGGCCGCTTCGTCGAATGGTATCGAAAGTACCACGGCGTCTGA
- a CDS encoding glycosyltransferase family 4 protein yields MKLSINGRFLSQSLTGVQRYAAEIVKAMDRLLASGEAPQQLLDAEWQILAPPNAQTLAGLRRIQIKQVGSLQGHAWDQVDLARAAAGTRLVSLANSGPVLHRDHLVVIHDAQVFRRPDFFSWRYLALHRTLGHLLARTATIATVSAFSRNELAEVLSLDPASIPVIANSAEHFASVEPDTSIIDRLHLVPHQFFLFVGSMTKNKNVDTAIRAAERLGRTDFPLVVVGGDNSKVFGGAAAAQKAGIVIAGRLKDEEIAALFSRATAFVFPSLYEGFGVPPLEAMFFACPVIASSADAVRETCDDAAVYFDPLNAEQLSARMRERIELGRISPAEQEKQRQRLSTYSWAKSAAAMLEFLASPASHTASGRAAR; encoded by the coding sequence TTGAAACTCTCCATCAACGGCAGGTTCCTGTCACAATCGCTCACGGGCGTGCAACGCTACGCTGCCGAAATCGTCAAAGCGATGGACCGCCTGCTCGCGAGCGGAGAGGCTCCGCAGCAACTGCTGGATGCAGAATGGCAGATCCTTGCGCCCCCGAATGCGCAGACGCTCGCCGGTCTTCGCCGCATTCAAATCAAGCAGGTCGGATCGCTGCAGGGGCACGCGTGGGACCAGGTCGATCTGGCGCGTGCGGCCGCCGGGACGCGCCTCGTCAGCCTCGCCAACTCCGGGCCGGTTCTCCACCGCGACCATCTCGTCGTGATCCACGATGCGCAGGTTTTCAGGCGGCCGGACTTCTTCAGCTGGCGCTACCTCGCTTTGCATCGCACGCTCGGCCATTTACTGGCGCGCACGGCAACGATCGCAACAGTTTCGGCGTTTTCACGCAACGAACTTGCCGAGGTGCTGTCGCTCGATCCCGCTTCGATTCCCGTCATTGCGAACAGCGCGGAACATTTCGCTTCCGTCGAGCCTGATACCTCGATCATCGATCGACTGCATCTTGTACCCCATCAGTTCTTCCTCTTCGTCGGCTCGATGACGAAGAACAAGAATGTCGACACTGCCATTCGAGCGGCCGAGCGGCTCGGCCGGACTGATTTTCCGCTGGTCGTCGTCGGCGGCGACAACAGCAAGGTATTTGGAGGCGCCGCCGCCGCGCAGAAGGCCGGAATCGTCATTGCTGGCCGCCTGAAGGACGAGGAGATCGCGGCGCTGTTCTCCCGGGCAACTGCGTTCGTGTTTCCGAGCCTCTATGAGGGCTTCGGGGTGCCTCCTCTGGAAGCGATGTTCTTCGCCTGTCCGGTCATTGCGAGTTCCGCCGATGCCGTGCGCGAGACCTGCGACGATGCCGCCGTCTATTTCGATCCGCTCAACGCGGAGCAGCTATCGGCCCGGATGCGCGAAAGAATTGAACTCGGCAGGATTTCGCCGGCGGAACAGGAGAAGCAGCGACAACGACTGTCGACGTATTCCTGGGCCAAGTCCGCCGCAGCGATGCTCGAATTCCTCGCCAGCCCCGCTTCCCACACCGCATCCGGCCGCGCGGCACGATGA
- a CDS encoding glycosyltransferase: MSSGLKVLHVAETVRGGIATYLNELHPHQSASFGRGNVNYVVPSDHRDDLVNIEDDAVTTFPRDGRNAIGLFRMLFATMRAVRQLRPDIIHLHSSFAGLVVRPVLWLTYRRSRIVYCPHGWAFGRETGRLSREVTKFTELVLSKLTHRIVCISESELTDAKQVGIADNRLVLVHNGISKQRPALDDKGAAPWRSDKIKVLFIGRLDRQKGYDLLIEAARALGDKLDVRLIGASVVSKFRRSDLPANITFLGWMNRNQIEAELEQADMVAIPSRWEAFGLVAIEAMRAAKPIIAFRIGALPEIVEDNATGVLCDEVSAEKLVEGFQRATRLDLPAVGRAGYERFTRLYDIEQTHRTLSQVYSDVLHVRISESGQRTKLQSDLPNNLRS; encoded by the coding sequence TTGTCCAGCGGCCTGAAAGTTCTGCATGTCGCCGAAACGGTCAGGGGCGGCATCGCCACCTACCTCAACGAGCTGCATCCGCATCAGAGCGCGAGCTTCGGGCGTGGAAACGTCAATTATGTCGTTCCGTCCGACCATCGCGACGATCTGGTGAACATCGAGGATGATGCCGTCACCACGTTTCCGCGCGACGGCCGCAACGCGATCGGCCTGTTTCGCATGCTGTTTGCGACCATGCGCGCGGTCCGGCAGTTGCGGCCTGACATCATCCACCTTCACTCGTCGTTCGCCGGGCTCGTGGTGCGCCCGGTGCTCTGGCTCACCTATCGGCGTTCTCGCATCGTCTATTGCCCGCACGGATGGGCGTTCGGCCGCGAGACCGGCCGCCTCAGCCGCGAAGTCACCAAGTTCACCGAGCTCGTGCTGTCGAAACTCACGCATCGCATCGTCTGCATCTCCGAAAGCGAGCTGACCGATGCAAAACAGGTCGGAATCGCGGACAATCGCCTGGTTCTTGTGCACAATGGCATTTCCAAGCAGCGCCCGGCGCTCGACGACAAGGGCGCGGCGCCGTGGCGGTCTGACAAGATCAAGGTCCTCTTCATCGGCCGGCTCGACCGCCAGAAGGGCTATGATCTGCTGATCGAGGCTGCGCGCGCGCTCGGCGACAAGCTCGACGTGCGCCTGATCGGCGCCTCCGTCGTCAGCAAATTCCGCAGAAGCGACCTGCCGGCCAACATAACGTTTCTGGGCTGGATGAACCGCAACCAGATCGAGGCCGAGCTCGAACAGGCCGACATGGTCGCCATTCCTTCGCGCTGGGAGGCATTCGGCCTCGTCGCGATCGAGGCGATGCGCGCGGCCAAGCCGATCATCGCCTTCCGCATCGGCGCGCTGCCGGAAATCGTCGAAGATAATGCGACCGGCGTGCTGTGCGACGAAGTCTCAGCCGAAAAACTGGTTGAAGGTTTTCAGCGCGCAACCAGGCTTGACCTGCCCGCGGTCGGCCGGGCCGGATATGAGCGCTTTACCCGCCTCTACGACATCGAGCAGACCCACCGCACCCTGAGCCAGGTCTATTCCGACGTGCTGCATGTTCGGATCAGCGAATCCGGGCAGCGGACGAAGCTGCAATCCGACCTTCCGAACAATCTGCGATCGTAG
- a CDS encoding polysaccharide biosynthesis/export family protein, producing MAAISISLAGCGGFIPLDAPDAVSTQTNAALVTEPTAPLAYALMPVNPAILQATNAFTDSSGMVFSRLPGGNYRDVTIGIGDIVTVTVYEAQAGGLFIPREAGVRPGNFVDIPRQQVDQSGNINIPYAGSIKVAGLTPRAVSNIIRERLKDRAIDPQAVVSVAEQRGNQISVLGEVNSPLRFPVDPGGIRLMGAIARAGGPKYPSYESTITIKREGRTYSETMSSVVHNPNEDALLAPGDVVFLTRIPRVYMVFGSTPSPGSIGGTNNRRFSFENDNMSLAEAIAKAGGLDGNRADSKSIYVYRFEPKPLLEKIGVAVSQFPTKTVPAVYKFDMSKPDGWFQADTFRMRDHDVISVAESPSTEFIKLMNPLNAATTNADNISTIIVNSK from the coding sequence GTGGCTGCGATCAGCATCTCCCTGGCGGGTTGCGGAGGCTTCATTCCGTTAGACGCTCCGGATGCCGTTTCCACGCAAACAAATGCTGCGCTCGTCACCGAGCCGACCGCGCCGCTCGCCTACGCCCTGATGCCGGTCAATCCGGCGATCCTGCAGGCGACCAACGCTTTCACGGACTCCTCCGGAATGGTGTTCTCCCGCCTCCCGGGCGGCAACTACCGCGACGTCACGATCGGCATCGGCGACATCGTCACCGTGACCGTGTACGAAGCGCAGGCAGGCGGCCTGTTCATTCCACGCGAAGCGGGCGTCAGGCCCGGCAACTTCGTGGACATTCCGCGGCAGCAGGTCGACCAGTCCGGCAACATCAACATTCCGTACGCCGGATCAATCAAGGTCGCGGGACTGACGCCGCGCGCCGTGTCGAACATCATTCGCGAGCGCCTCAAGGACCGCGCCATCGACCCGCAGGCGGTCGTGAGCGTGGCCGAACAGCGCGGCAACCAGATCAGCGTGCTCGGCGAGGTCAATTCGCCGCTCCGCTTCCCGGTCGACCCGGGTGGAATTCGTCTGATGGGCGCGATCGCGCGCGCCGGCGGACCGAAATACCCGTCCTACGAAAGCACGATCACGATCAAGCGCGAGGGCCGGACCTACAGCGAGACGATGTCCTCGGTGGTGCACAACCCCAACGAGGACGCGCTGCTCGCGCCGGGTGACGTCGTCTTCCTGACCCGCATTCCGCGCGTCTACATGGTGTTCGGCTCGACGCCGTCGCCGGGATCGATCGGCGGCACCAACAACCGTCGGTTCTCGTTCGAGAACGACAACATGTCGCTGGCTGAAGCCATCGCGAAGGCAGGCGGGCTCGACGGCAATCGCGCGGACTCGAAGTCGATCTACGTCTACCGTTTCGAGCCCAAGCCGCTGCTGGAGAAGATCGGAGTCGCCGTATCCCAGTTCCCGACGAAGACGGTCCCCGCCGTCTACAAGTTCGACATGAGCAAGCCCGATGGCTGGTTCCAGGCGGATACGTTCAGGATGCGCGATCACGACGTGATTTCGGTGGCGGAATCGCCGTCGACCGAATTCATCAAGCTCATGAACCCGCTGAATGCGGCAACCACCAATGCGGACAACATCAGCACGATCATCGTGAACTCCAAATAG
- a CDS encoding glycosyltransferase family 4 protein yields MKILIANSLYPPEIIGGAEVSVSLLAQALAQRGHQVSVVCLQNKQERTIDELKGVRVYRVPMDNDYWPFGTDRKPSSIQRLKWHLKDTWNRKSAARFAEILDIEKPDVVHTNNLTGFSVSLWSEAKRRNIRIVHTLRDYSLLCKRSTLFRGDATCAQRCTACVAMTSPYLLASRMVDAVVSNSQFVLDQHTKLKYFPRTDSRVIFNIADPSSVAPSPASSSDDLIFGFIGRLEAEKGIEVVLKATEQLPGEGWQLKIAGKGLEDYVQGLKSRSRGNVEWLGFAKSAEFYASIDVCLVSSVWPEPLPRTLIESINAGRATICSTAGGIPEIAGFSNMIGSYEPNDHKRLGELMLKAIEERSHWKIARPPQPGFAERFSADSVTGQYLDVYLNNNRTNRQ; encoded by the coding sequence TTGAAGATACTGATCGCTAACTCGCTCTATCCGCCCGAAATCATTGGCGGCGCCGAGGTGTCTGTGTCGCTGCTCGCACAGGCACTCGCCCAGCGCGGCCACCAGGTGTCGGTGGTATGTCTTCAAAACAAGCAGGAGCGCACCATCGACGAGCTCAAGGGCGTGCGCGTATACCGTGTGCCGATGGACAACGACTACTGGCCGTTCGGCACCGACAGGAAGCCCTCTTCGATCCAGCGCCTGAAATGGCATCTCAAGGACACCTGGAATCGCAAGTCCGCGGCGCGTTTCGCCGAAATTCTCGACATCGAGAAGCCGGATGTCGTCCACACGAACAACCTCACGGGATTTTCCGTCTCGCTGTGGTCGGAGGCCAAGCGGCGCAACATCAGGATCGTGCACACGCTGCGCGACTATTCCCTGCTCTGCAAACGCTCGACGCTATTCCGAGGGGATGCGACGTGCGCGCAGCGCTGCACGGCCTGCGTGGCCATGACGTCGCCCTATTTGCTGGCCTCACGCATGGTCGATGCCGTGGTGTCGAACAGCCAGTTCGTGCTCGACCAGCACACCAAGCTGAAATATTTCCCCCGCACCGACAGCCGCGTCATCTTCAACATCGCGGACCCAAGCTCGGTGGCGCCCTCGCCAGCTTCGAGCTCGGATGACCTGATATTCGGGTTCATCGGCCGGCTCGAGGCCGAAAAAGGTATAGAAGTAGTTCTAAAGGCCACCGAACAGCTTCCCGGCGAGGGCTGGCAACTGAAAATTGCCGGAAAGGGTCTCGAGGACTACGTGCAGGGGCTAAAAAGCCGCAGCAGAGGGAACGTCGAATGGCTTGGCTTTGCCAAGTCAGCCGAATTCTATGCCAGCATCGACGTCTGCCTGGTGAGTTCGGTCTGGCCGGAGCCGCTGCCGCGAACGTTGATCGAAAGCATCAACGCAGGCCGGGCGACTATTTGTTCGACAGCGGGAGGGATTCCCGAGATCGCGGGGTTTTCCAACATGATTGGGTCCTACGAACCCAACGATCACAAGCGACTGGGAGAATTGATGCTGAAGGCGATAGAGGAGAGATCACACTGGAAAATCGCCCGGCCTCCGCAGCCGGGATTTGCCGAGAGGTTTTCAGCGGATTCCGTGACAGGACAATATTTGGACGTCTATTTGAATAACAATAGAACCAACCGGCAATAG